In one window of Candidatus Poribacteria bacterium DNA:
- a CDS encoding phytanoyl-CoA dioxygenase family protein: MLSPSELESYRESGYLVVGDLFSDDEIAELRAVTDDFVERSRRVTRHDDTFDLEPGHTPEVPRLRRIKSPASHHPAYDRALRKDAVLDIVEQLIGPGIRTNGDKLNLKWSGYGSPVDWHQDFAFYPHTNDDLLAVGIALDDMRLDNGPLLVLPRSHRGPILDHHENGVFVGAVTDPTFTPSDPVALTMNSGDISIHHARLLHASAPNLSEHPRRLLLFQYCAADAWPLLGVPSWEAFNACLLRGTPSHEPRIERIQARVPLPYGERTGSIYEIQTLLSKPRFPAPTRR; the protein is encoded by the coding sequence ATGCTTAGCCCGTCCGAGCTCGAATCCTATCGGGAATCCGGGTACCTCGTCGTCGGAGACCTCTTCTCGGACGACGAGATCGCGGAGCTCCGCGCCGTGACGGACGACTTCGTAGAACGCTCACGCCGCGTGACGCGCCACGACGATACGTTCGACCTGGAGCCCGGGCACACCCCCGAAGTCCCGCGCCTCCGACGCATCAAGAGCCCTGCGAGCCACCATCCGGCGTACGACCGCGCCCTCCGCAAGGACGCCGTCCTCGACATCGTCGAGCAGCTCATCGGGCCCGGCATCCGAACGAACGGCGACAAGCTGAACCTGAAATGGTCCGGCTACGGCAGCCCCGTCGACTGGCATCAGGACTTCGCCTTCTATCCCCACACCAACGACGACCTCCTCGCCGTCGGCATCGCCCTGGATGATATGCGGCTCGACAACGGGCCCCTGCTCGTGTTGCCGAGATCGCATCGGGGCCCCATCCTCGATCACCACGAGAACGGCGTCTTCGTCGGGGCGGTCACCGACCCGACCTTCACACCGAGTGATCCCGTCGCGCTGACGATGAACTCCGGCGACATCTCGATCCATCACGCTCGGCTGCTCCACGCATCGGCGCCGAACCTGTCGGAACACCCTCGACGCCTGCTGCTCTTCCAGTATTGCGCCGCCGATGCGTGGCCCCTGCTGGGCGTCCCAAGCTGGGAGGCGTTCAACGCCTGTCTACTCCGTGGCACGCCGTCGCACGAGCCGCGCATCGAGCGGATTCAGGCGCGGGTTCCGCTGCCATACGGCGAGCGCACCGGCTCCATCTACGAGATTCAGACGTTGCTGTCGAAGCCCCGGTTCCCCGCACCGACGCGCCGCTAG